A genomic segment from Aspergillus puulaauensis MK2 DNA, chromosome 1, nearly complete sequence encodes:
- the SKB1 gene encoding protein arginine N-methyltransferase (BUSCO:EOG09260SAH;~COG:D;~EggNog:ENOG410PFAA;~InterPro:IPR007857,IPR035075,IPR029063,IPR025799, IPR035247,IPR035248;~PFAM:PF17286,PF05185,PF17285;~go_function: GO:0008168 - methyltransferase activity [Evidence IEA];~go_function: GO:0016274 - protein-arginine N-methyltransferase activity [Evidence IEA];~go_process: GO:0006479 - protein methylation [Evidence IEA];~go_process: GO:0018216 - peptidyl-arginine methylation [Evidence IEA];~go_process: GO:0035246 - peptidyl-arginine N-methylation [Evidence IEA]) has protein sequence MDSSEGIVPSFCIGQHESKRTIPITSEVVQLAHESNYDMLTTPITTSHFHSRVLSLLSSHLSNIQAVSRDDPGTLMTTENVRPFVVPQLGPADTSLTPNEAMSQLMGVTSSWIDLCSPDPLIADISRQVFMLEVAYAAFCGIGYLLVPGPKLHHNGMHSEGVIYYARAIQDAINLGPYIQFHIWLNMVDNQDLESDEMGDLAPFAREEFFYNNGMEPPKIDLFGTWDAWDAIRRTCKYHSRLFVALPLPKNLPPMSVQSRWHSEPVHLFTIDPNTFIKNQKGYPVLGKSHQALISRFMRLRTAPWILLCDVGSLPGLEADPSGANVLNLPGTEYPSLVQAAASNKKYIDPTPHLSYMRNLQQRQPPRTAIERFGVGYQDYLQAPLQPLTVNLESITYEVFEKDPIKYEWYERAIAKALTDWVEQKKPASNPDGRVVVAVVGAGRGPLVTRALNASAQSGIEIDLWVVEKNQNAFVLLQRHNENIWGGKVNLVHSDMRAWKGPIVQKKTSTPAAPVGQTLGIEDQLLYAPDGKKAAGPSTEEITESVHAKIDIVISELLGSFGDNELSPECLDGVNHLLNPEHGISIPASYTAHFTPISAPKLHADVTNQTVSNPAAPETPYVVMLHAIDYLSTDQSDSNYSSVRSSVTTVPSETTTPYIQTAWSFSHPNRDIPPQPPSTSMISNAHNVRKTRLAFPVPNRGVCHGLGGYFETVLYPGVELSTNPVTMESKSANMISWFPIYFPLKTPLSVPDNGEIVVTMYRQTDDRKVWYEWMVEVFAIEGAPEPSSASERIAPVMSGARNISPGADSAGNKDANTDTYSKASQRRARGPRRVRVGISDLHSSIKDGCLM, from the exons ATGGATTCATCGGAAGGGATAGTTCCGAGCTTCTGCATCGGACAGCATGAGAGCAAGCGCACCATTCCAATTACTTCGGAGGTGGTACAACTGGCGCATGAAAGTAAT TATGACATGCTCACTACTCCGATTACAACCTCCCACTTCCACTCGCGGGTGCTCAGTCTCCTTTCATCTCATCTATCAAATATACAGGCTGTGTCTCGTGATGATCCTGGGACGCTAATGACCACAGAGAATGTTCGGCCGTTCGTTGTTCCACAACTAGGTCCGGCCGATACAAGTTTAACCCCAAACGAAGCAATGTCCCAATTGATGGGAGTGACCAGTTCTTGGATTGATTTGTGTTCTCCAGATCCATTGATTGCAGACATCTCCCGTCAGGTCTTTATGCTCGAGGTTGCTTACGCTGCTTTCTGTGGCATTGGATACCTTTTGGTCCCAGGGCCGAAACTGCACCATAATGGAATGCACTCGGAGGGAGTGATATACTACGCGCGGGCAATTCAGGATGCGATCAACCTAGGCCCGTACATCCAGTTCCATATTTGGTTAAACATGGTCGACAATCAGGATCTTGAATCAGATGAAATGGGCGACCTTGCACCCTTTGCTAGGGAGGAGTTCTTTTATAACAACGGGATGGAACCACCGAAGATAGATCTTTTCGGTACTTGGGATGCCTGGGATGCCATTAGAAGAACCTGTAAATACCATTCAAGGCTTTTCGTAG CTCTCCCGCTACCAAAAAACCTACCGCCAATGAGTGTGCAATCTAGGTGGCATTCGGAGCCAGTCCACCTGTTCACCATCGATCCCAACACATTCATCAAGAACCAAAAAGGTTATCCAGTCCTGGGTAAATCACACCAGGCTTTGATTTCCCGGTTTATGCGCCTGCGGACTGCACCATGGATCTTACTTTGTGATGTCGGATCCCTCCCAGGTTTAGAGGCAGACCCCTCCGGGGCGAATGTGCTCAACCTTCCTGGCACCGAATACCCGAGTCTTGTGCAGGCCGCAGCCTCGAACAAAAAGTATATTGACCCAACTCCACATCTATCGTACATGAGAAATCTCCAGCAACGTCAGCCTCCCCGAACCGCTATCGAAAGATTTGGCGTCGGCTACCAAGACTATCTCCAGGCACCATTGCAGCCGTTGACCGTCAACCTGGAAAGCATCACTTATGAAGTATTCGAGAAGGACCCTATAAAGTACGAATGGTATGAACGTGCAATCGCAAAGGCACTCACCGATTGGGTGGAGCAAAAGAAGCCCGCCTCTAATCCTGATGGACGAGTAGTCGTCGCGGTGGTCGGGGCTGGAAGGGGCCCGTTGGTGACTCGGGCACTTAATGCTAGTGCTCAGTCAGGCATTGAAATCGACCTGTGGGTTGTAGAAAAGAACCAAAACGCATTtgttctcctccagcgccacAATGAGAATATCTGGGGAGGAAAGGTAAATCTTGTCCACTCTGATATGCGTGCGTGGAAAGGGCCCATtgtgcagaagaagacgtcTACACCAGCAGCACCTGTCGGGCAAACTCTCGGCATTGAAGACCAGTTACTCTACGCCCCAGACGGTAAAAAAGCAGCTGGTCCCTCAACTGAGGAGATCACCGAGTCTGTGCACGCCAAAATTGACATAGTAATATCCGAGCTACTAGGGTCCTTTGGTGACAATGAACTTTCACCGGAGTGTCTAGATGGCGTCAACCATCTACTGAATCCAGAGCACGGCATCTCGATTCCAGCCTCCTACACAGCGCACTTCACGCCAATCTCGGCGCCAAAGCTCCATGCGGATGTTACAAACCAAACGGTCTCGaatcctgcagcgcctgAAACACCATACGTAGTCATGTTACATGCTATTGATTACCTTTCCACCGATCAATCCGATTCCAACTATAGCAGTGTCAGATCTTCAGTTACAACAGTTCCGTCCGAGACGACAACGCCGTACATCCAGACTGCGTGGTCTTTCTCCCACCCTAACCGAGATATACCACCCCAGCCGCCTTCCACCTCAATGATCTCTAATGCGCACAATGTGCGTAAGACACGACTAGCCTTCCCGGTCCCGAACCGTGGGGTCTGTCACGGCCTTGGGGGTTATTTCGAAACGGTTCTATATCCCGGTGTAGAACTTTCCACCAACCCAGTTACCATGGAAAGCAAGAGTGCCAATATGATCAGTTGGTTCCCAATATACTTTCCGCTTAAG ACCCCGCTTAGTGTCCCAGACAACGGCGAAATTGTCGTCACAATGTACAGACAGACCGATGACCGAAAGGTGTGGTACGAGTGGATGGTGGAAGTTTTCGCTATCGAGGGTGCCCCTGAGCCATCATCTGCATCGGAGCGCATCGCCCCAGTGATGAGCGGAGCCAGAAATATTTCGCCAGGCGCAGATAGCGCTGGCAACAAAGACGCCAATACGGATACTTACAGTAAGGCGTCGCAGAGGAGAGCACGCGGTCCAAGGCGAGTGAGGGTGGGGATTAGTGATCTACACTCAAGCATTAAGGATGGATGTCTTATGTAG
- a CDS encoding uncharacterized protein (BUSCO:EOG09261W1K;~COG:D,O;~EggNog:ENOG410PIQT;~InterPro:IPR000225,IPR011989,IPR024660,IPR016024;~PFAM:PF11701;~go_function: GO:0005515 - protein binding [Evidence IEA]), with the protein MVHATGEERAVHLSREAVELRDSGHHEAAVRNLREALTLAPDNATVKDALVKVQQEEGNGHHLLDLCRRYATQRDEKAAKDAARYLRTDGLVSPESVGLECAKLLLSCQAHALSSAQDDIISGLVRQNASVRQYFSSQLQVSVTTFFDDLYDRGDGAAVCLDTVVLDHSVWPSEDDRLHCERELFQLFIAKLMESGHDLDGRSLKGIARLLAIEAGQLRDLMDDESLDVVVNSLDHRLPLEWRSQATLATVKYLEASKDVGEKQLSKIIFTKLSKNRIDDLIVACSATAAVFPVAPQVAAGLFLSDAFIDALKPLTGRDPKSRRMETTILALLNAACISSTSRGAISKHLSNWLSHILTNGTDQNSELAAVILAKLRASPKENNGKASNGKSQDDDSHVSELVDRFKGLMSRSEGDHISNAIEGLAYSSIKPEVKEQLAGDSGFLHSLIKILQDKSNDTSVLYGGLVIISNLTQFLPNLSEEQKKISQLKSYAEANAGAVKNGPNVLEDDKHVIARCTAVVDAGVVPLLVACGRNTTPSNHELIGRILLSLSRNPKSRGTLAQQGAAKLLLGLSTSTSATNTNILNASHALARILISVNPSHVFPLSGFPHVTSAIRPLIALIAPPEATSATAEQPLDMLPVFESLLALTNLATHPDAAAAEAIVRNAWPQVEDLLLSQNPLIQRAACELVCNLMTCESGIIKMADGTKRAGQRLHILLALTDTDDLTTQRAAGGALAMLTEFDPVIAGILDRPRGVQLLLKLCQEEDDGLVHRGVTCVRNLTCAASGDIGRRAVEVVKQIGGVEVLTNVLKKTRNQLVLQLGVEALKPLVG; encoded by the exons ATGGTCCACGCCACAGGCGAGGAACGCGCCGTACACCTTTCGCGAGAGGCTGTTGAGTTGAGGGATTCGGGGCATCATGAG GCTGCTGTACGAAATCTTCGAGAGGCGCTCACGCTCGCGCCCGACAATGCAACTGTCAAAGATGCCTTAGTAAAGgtccaacaagaagaaggcaatggCCACCATCTACTGGACCTCTGCCGCCGCTATGCGACCCAGCGAGACGAAAAGGCAGCGAAAGATGCTGCCCGGTATCTCCGGACTGACGGTCTAGTCTCGCCAGAGAGTGTAGGGTTGGAATGTGCAAAACTCCTGCTTTCATGCCAAGCACATGCGCTGTCCTCAGCCCAAGACGATATTATTTCCGGTCTCGTTCGCCAAAATGCCAGTGTGCGTCAATATTTCTCCAGCCAGCTTCAAGTCTCCGTCACCACTTTTTTCGATGATCTTTACGACCGGGGCGATGGCGCCGCAGTGTGCCTAGACACCGTTGTTTTGGACCACTCGGTTTGGCCCTCAGAGGATGACCGCCTTCATTGTGAGCGGGAACTGTTCCAGCTCTTTATTGCCAAACTGATGGAATCGGGTCATGATCTGGACGGGCGCTCCCTCAAGGGTATCGCGCGTTTACTTGCCATTGAGGCGGGTCAGCTGCGAGACCTAATGGACGACGAGAGCCTTGATGTGGTTGTCAATTCGTTGGACCACCGTCTACCACTTGAGTGGAGAAGCCAAGCTACTTTGGCTACTGTGAAATACCTCGAAGCCTCGAAAGATGTTGGAGAAAAGCAATTGTCGAAGATTATCTTCACCAAGTTAAGCAAGAACCGCATTGATGATCTTATTGTTGCCTGTTCCGCGACAGCTGCAGTATTCCCTGTTGCGCCGCAAGTTGCAGCCGGTCTTTTTCTTTCGGATGCCTTCATAGATGCTCTAAAACCTCTAACTGGTAGGGACCCGAAGAGCCGCAGAATGGAAACAACGATTTTGGCGCTGCTTAATGCCGCTTGCATTAGCAGCACGAGTCGAGGGGCTATCTCAAAGCACCTCTCCAACTGGCTCTCTCATATACTCACCAACGGAACCGACCAGAACTCGGAGTTAGCGGCTGTTATTCTGGCAAAGTTAAGGGCTTCCCCAAAGGAAAACAACGGTAAGGCTTCAAACGGCAAGTCTCAGGATGACGACAGCCATGTTTCTGAGCTTGTTGACCGATTCAAGGGATTGATGTCCAGATCTGAAGGTGATCATATCTCGAATGCGATCGAGGGTTTAGCTTATTCCTCCATCAAACCGGAAGTCAAGGAACAACTTGCCGGTGACTCGGGCTTCCTACATAGCCTAATCAAAATCTTGCAGGACAAGTCTAACGACACCTCGGTCCTCTATGGAGGTCTGGTGATTATTTCGAATCTTACGCAGTTTCTTCCCAACCTGTCTGAAGAACAGAAAAAGATCTCTCAACTCAAATCCTATGCTGAGGCTAATGCCGGTGCGGTTAAGAATGGCCCAAATGTTCTCGAAGATGACAAGCATGTCATCGCTCGCTGTACCGCCGTTGTCGACGCAGGAGTAGTTCCGCTCCTAGTGGCATGCGGCAGGAACACCACGCCCTCGAATCACGAACTTATCGGCCGCATTCTACTGTCACTGTCGCGGAATCCCAAGTCGCGAGGGACTCTGGCACAACAAGGTGCGGCCAAACTGTTACTTGGTCTCTCAACCAGCACCAgtgccaccaacaccaacatccTGAATGCGTCGCATGCTCTTGCGCGTATTCTTATTTCCGTCAACCCTTCGCATGTCTTCCCATTGTCGGGATTTCCACATGTTACTTCGGCCATTCGACCCTTGATTGCTCTCATTGCCCCCCCTGAGGCTACTAGTGCCACAGCTGAGCAGCCGCTGGATATGCTACCAGTCTTCGAGAGCCTCCTCGCGCTCACGAATCTGGCCACTCATCCTGATGCAGCGGCAGCAGAGGCCATCGTTCGAAACGCGTGGCCGCAAGTGGAAGACTTGTTGCTTTCTCAGAATCCTCTTATCCAACGGGCTGCTTGCGAGCTGGTTTGTAACTTAATGACATGCGAGTCTGGGATTATCAAGATGGCCGATGGCACCAAGCGAGCTGGACAGCGTCTACACATCTTGCTCGCGCTTACGGATACGGACGACCTTACTACACAACGGGCCGCGGGGGGCGCGTTGGCTATGTTGACAGAGTTCGATCCAGTTATTGCCGGAATACTAGACCGGCCGCGCGGGGTCCAACTCCTGCTGAAGCTTtgccaggaagaagacgatggccTTGTTCACCGCGGGGTTACTTGCGTGCGCAATCTGACTTGTGCAGCCTCTGGCGATATCGGACGCAGGGCGGTCGAAGTCGTGAAGCAAATTGGAGGCGTTGAAGTCCTAACCAATGTGCTAAAGAAGACGCGGAACCAGCTAGTGCTCCAACTTGGTGTGGAAGCGCTCAAGCCTTTGGTGGGATAA
- the GDE1 gene encoding glycerophosphocholine phosphodiesterase (COG:U;~EggNog:ENOG410PGMV;~InterPro:IPR033506,IPR017946,IPR002110,IPR030395, IPR020683,IPR036770,IPR004331;~PFAM:PF12796,PF00023,PF03009,PF13637;~go_function: GO:0005515 - protein binding [Evidence IEA];~go_function: GO:0008081 - phosphoric diester hydrolase activity [Evidence IEA];~go_function: GO:0047389 - glycerophosphocholine phosphodiesterase activity [Evidence IEA];~go_process: GO:0006629 - lipid metabolic process [Evidence IEA];~go_process: GO:0046475 - glycerophospholipid catabolic process [Evidence IEA]), translating to MKFGRNLPRNVVPEWSSSYIRYKSLKKLIKSLAERVKAGHEADLAGFFYSLDRNLEDVDHFYNKKYADFSRRLKLLSDRYSQPLDGSHLDSEDVEDLLAALLELRGQFRKLQWYGEVNRRGFNKITKKLDKKVGAQAQQKYLETKVEPLSFASNTRVAEALKKINDWLSALGDQKTFDDASSTHSTLSLKRGPSRPNLNLPANMLLTIDEALRKDDTHVLLELLEDLKTAADEAGDNVFAKVLRSLLQRSIYYRSKACISVVLSRSDSLEEEDDINKRNCIHRLVIAIGRAQTTTDSEQSASMVLDFPLDTSNYITPAALPTLQPPRPVVKEAKQPQHLDRSDSVVSVLEHLLDNIRPDQRRSLLSRDMSGRTPLHYAAQYGFRVVCEVIIEHLQAWDLFDVSEGIDSPHWQDNDGWAPLHLSVVGGHPLTTQTLLKAENWKGQAPDKSKVRKHVSRSSAVLALAAKANFIDIVQLLVDAGVEINYQDQQGETALHVAARFGHEKCARILLKGNGDQKADTELAEHTYSWTPLFVASVDGSLSVVEALIEAGADLQRADSSGWTAKEHAALRGHLEIARCLAKVTPAPELSEAETVLVVPSTTSAPLSQSQSSLLEKKSNSSSAGSTTSRYSEPIKSFGHRYLTDEAMVLVSLGTMDIRKHVEAVNLDRIPMENAHATQLDTALSIVVSANGAQGEPEIIDLPVQDNVATEPIVFHSADPSKVRLLFDLVPTYAGSKDKIVGRGVALLSSVKPTVGSHRINLQGDSTVPIVAANTLDVIGSITFNFLIITPFKNPNMTVNREQTYWRSMTSETMIIGHRGLGKNFDSRNSLQLGENTIQSFIAAANLGASYVEFDIQLTKDHVPVIYHDFLVSETGIDAPVHALTLEQFLQLGDRGSTKTPASRAPTSPKLAASGEPEPSNPPPRHRSMSVGGTESDLLELNEKIKHTRDFKKKGFKGNSRGNSIQAPFATLEELFKRLPQNVGFNMELKYPMLYELEEEEMDTYAVELNSFVDIVLTQAYEMGQGRNMILSSFNPDICLLLAFKQPSIPVLFLTDSGSSPIGDIRASSLQEAIRFASRWNLLGVVTQAECLVLCPRLIRVVKESGLVCVSYGTSNNDPYKVKLQAAEGIDAVIADSVLAIRKGLTEREGSTPGLTPHASPLSEPTTASLREAYKIPVLSQTEQKDDHLHVKTEAIL from the exons ATGAAGTTTGGACGCAATTTGCCCCGAAATGTGGTGCCGGAATGGAGCTCCTCCTACATCCGGTACAAgtcgctgaagaagctcatcaaATCCCTGGCGGAACGTGTGAAGGCTGGTCACGAGGCAGATCTTGCCG GCTTCTTCTACTCTCTCGACCGAAACCTTGAGGACGTTGATCATTTTTACAACAAGAAGTATGCCGACTTCTCGCGTCGCCTGAAGCTACTATCAGACCGATATTCACAGCCTTTGGATGGGAGCCACTTGGATTCGGAGGACGTGGAAGACCTTTTGGCCGCATTGCTTGAGTTGCGTGGACAATTCCGCAAGTTACAATGGTATGGCGAGGTCAACCGTCGCGGGTTCAATAAGATCACCAAGAAGCTTGATAAAAAGGTTGGAGCGCAGGCACAGCAGAAATACCTTGAGACAAAGGTTGAACCACTGTCGTTCGCCTCCAACACTCGCGTTGCCGAAGCGTTGAAAAAGATCAATGACTGGCTGTCTGCTCTGGGTGACCAGAAGACCTTCGACGATGCCAGCTCGACACATTCCACTCTTTCACTGAAAAGAGGGCCCTCTCGGCCCAATTTGAACCTTCCTGCGAACATGCTTCTTACTATCGATGAAGCGCTGCGCAAGGATGATACCCATGTTCTATTGGAGTTGCTAGAGGATCTGAAAACGGCTGCGGACGAAGCAGGCGACAATGTCTTCGCAAAGGTTCTTCGGAGTCTTCTCCAGCGGTCGATTTATTATCGCTCTAAAGCATGCATTTCTGTTGTTCTTAGCCGCTCGGATTcccttgaggaagaagacgatatTAACAAGCGCAACTGCATTCATCGCTTAGTGATTGCGATTGGTCGTGCTCAGACTACCACTGATTCAGAGCAATCTGCCTCCATGGTGTTGGACTTCCCTCTGGATACTTCGAACTATATCACTCCCGCTGCGCTCCCGACTTTGCagcctcctcgcccagtgGTGAAGGAAGCGAAGCAGCCCCAGCATTTGGACCGGTCTGATTCTGTGGTCTCTGTTCTCGAACATCTGCTGGATAATATTCGTCCCGATCAACGTCGGTCTCTGCTTTCTAGAGATATGTCTGGACGCACGCCATTGCACTATGCTGCACAGTATGGATTCAGGGTTGTTTGTGAAGTGATTATCGAACACTTGCAGGCATGGGATTTATTCGATGTCAGCGAAGGAATCGATTCCCCTCACTGGCAAGATAATGATGGATGGGCGCCACTTCATCTCAGTGTCGTTGGTGGCCACCCTTTAACTACCCAGACGCTTTTAAAGGCAGAGAATTGGAAAGGGCAAGCCCCAGACAAATCGAAAGTTCGCAAACACGTCTCGAGGTCAAGCGCAGTGCTAGCACTGGCCGCCAAAGCCAACTTCATTGATATCGTTCAGCTGTTGGTTGATGCTGGAGTTGAGATCAACTACCAAGACCAACAGGGTGAAACTGCCTTACACGTTGCGGCCCGCTTCGGCCATGAGAAGTGTGCTCGCATTCTTCTCAAGGGAAACGGTGATCAAAAAGCAGATACTGAGCTTGCCGAGCACACGTACTCGTGGACTCCACTTTTCGTGGCCAGTGTTGATGGCTCGCTGAGTGTCGTTGAGGCTCTgattgaagctggagctgATCTTCAGCGAGCGGATTCGTCCGGCTGGACGGCAAAGGAACATGCAGCCCTTCGTGGACATCTCGAAATCGCTAGGTGCCTTGCAAAAGTCACTCCTGCACCTGAGCTCTCGGAGGCAGAGACTGTCCTAGTTGTTCCCTCTACTACATCTGCTCCGTTGTCTCAATCGCAATCGTCTCTCCTAGAGAAGAAGTCCAACAGCAGTTCTGCAGGGAGTACTACTTCACGGTATTCTGAGCCTATTAAGTCATTTGGACATCGGTATCTCACcgacgaggccatggtcTTGGTAAGTCTGGGCACGATGGACATCCGAAAGCACGTGGAAGCTGTCAACCTTGACCGTATTCCTATGGAAAACGCGCACGCGACTCAGCTGGACACTGCCCTGTCTATCGTGGTCTCTGCCAACGGTGCACAAGGAGAACCCGAGATTATTGATCTTCCTGTACAAGACAACGTTGCGACGGAACCAATTGTATTCCATTCGGCGGACCCTAGCAAGGTCAGGCTCCTTTTTGACCTTGTCCCGACCTATGCAGGCTCAAAAGACAAAATCGTGGGACGTGGTGTTGCCCTGCTCTCCAGCGTGAAGCCGACAGTGGGATCTCACCGAATCAACCTCCAAGGCGACTCTACTGTTCCCATCGTGGCGGCCAATACACTGGATGTGATTGGATCTATTACATTCAATTTCCTTATCATCACGCCATTCAAAAACCCAAACATGACCGTCAACAGGGAACAGACATATTGGAGGAGTATGACTTCTGAAACAATGATCATCGGCCACCGTGGTTTGGGTAAGAATTTTGATAGCCGAAATTCTTTGCAGCTGGGCGAGAATACCATCCAGTCTTTCATCGCAGCAGCCAACTTGGGTGCTTCATATGTCGAATTCGATATTCAGCTCACGAAGGATCACGTTCCTGTGATCTACCATGATTTCCTTGTCAGCGAAACAGGAATCGACGCGCCTGTGCATGCCCTTACGCTGGAGCAATTCCTTCAACTGGGAGATCGAGGTTCGACTAAGACACCTGCGTCTCGAGCGCCAACATCTCCGAAACTGGCCGCGAGCGGAGAGCCAGAACCAAGCAACCCCCCTCCCCGCCACCGATCGATGTCTGTTGGTGGCACGGAAAGTGACCTTCTGGAGTTGAACGAAAAGATCAAGCACACGCGTGacttcaagaagaagggattCAAAGGCAATAGTCGAGGTAACTCTATCCAGGCTCCGTTCGCCACGTTGGAAGAGTTGTTCAAGAGGCTACCTCAGAACGTTGGTTTTAATATGGAGTTGA AATACCCTATGCTCTATGagcttgaggaagaagagatggATACATATGCCGTGGAATTGAATTCCTTCGTGGATATTGTCCTCACCCAGGCTTACGAAATGGGTCAGGGACGTAACATGATCTTATCCAGCTTTAACCCTGACATTTGCCTGCTGTTGGCCTTCAAGCAGCCATCCATTCCCGTCCTCTTCCTGACCGATTCCGGCTCCAGCCCTATTGGTGATATCCGAGCCAGTAGTTTGCAGGAGGCGATTCGCTTTGCCTCCCGATGGAACCTGCTCGGCGTGGTGACACAGGCAGAGTGCCTTGTTCTTTGCCCGCGCCTCATCCGCGTGGTCAAAGAATCTGGTCTCGTTTGTGTTTCCTATGGTACTTCCAACAACGATCCTTATAAGGTCAAG CTCCAAGCCGCCGAAGGAATTGACGCGGTTATTGCCGATTCCGTCCTTGCCATTCGCAAAGGTCTAACAGAGCGCGAGGGCTCTACACCGGGTCTCACCCCGCATGCCAGCCCACTCAGCGAGCCGACGACTGCGTCTCTCAGAGAGGCTTACAAGATCCCCGTTCTGAGCCAGACGGAGCAGAAAGACGACCATCTCCATGTCAAGACGGAGGCTATTCTTTGA